In Microvenator marinus, one genomic interval encodes:
- a CDS encoding NTP transferase domain-containing protein, whose protein sequence is MIASNTKDALILAAGMGSRLSAEEGHKLLAKVGGVALLDHHLDGLSRLGVERLTIVTGHANTELEERLSAWKSPIEITTTFNPEYRKSNGISVLCGARKIREFGADAFWLLMSDHLFEPTLFETLHNNTHELDHAAGVLAVDSKLETIYDMPDATKVHLESQDSGMLAIGKELDEFNWVDAGLFWCGPEFTGALESELADRGDCSTSDAVRRLNAAKHMYFWDIGHHEWQDVDTPGARAHAEGLLKKWSNS, encoded by the coding sequence GTGATCGCGTCAAACACCAAAGATGCACTGATTTTGGCTGCTGGGATGGGTAGCAGGCTCAGCGCTGAAGAAGGCCATAAATTGTTGGCCAAGGTTGGAGGTGTTGCCCTCCTCGACCACCATCTCGACGGATTGAGTCGCCTTGGAGTTGAACGGCTAACCATCGTCACCGGACACGCGAACACCGAACTTGAGGAGAGGCTTTCAGCCTGGAAGTCCCCCATCGAGATCACCACGACGTTCAATCCTGAGTACCGCAAGTCCAACGGCATTTCGGTTCTGTGCGGCGCAAGAAAGATTCGAGAGTTTGGCGCGGATGCGTTCTGGCTCCTCATGAGTGATCACCTCTTTGAGCCGACTCTCTTCGAAACCCTGCACAACAACACCCACGAACTCGACCACGCGGCTGGCGTGCTCGCCGTGGACTCTAAGCTCGAGACGATTTACGACATGCCGGACGCGACCAAGGTTCATCTTGAGTCCCAAGACTCAGGCATGCTGGCGATTGGCAAGGAGCTCGACGAGTTCAACTGGGTAGATGCGGGGCTTTTCTGGTGCGGACCAGAGTTCACGGGCGCACTTGAGAGCGAGCTTGCCGACCGAGGTGATTGCTCAACATCGGATGCCGTCAGACGCCTCAATGCCGCAAAACACATGTATTTTTGGGACATCGGGCATCACGAATGGCAAGACGTGGACACTCCTGGCGCGCGCGCCCATGCTGAAGGCCTCTTGAAGAAGTGGAGCAACTCATGA